One Abyssisolibacter fermentans genomic window carries:
- a CDS encoding UPF0182 family protein, protein MKNKSMFIFIIIFSILIILGSSFTSLINFITDYKWFSELGYQKTFMTKLLTQLKVGIPAFIIIFALLISYVMSIKKNYYKEANIITEKRSEKTLNTIFVIVSGVISLFITTTLASNLWFTILKFINGQKFNVADPIFNKDISFYVFKLPLIKEIVSIVLLLAFILIIATVITYAILLSIRRPAQDNISNVYEISSGRKMSSIFNKKIFNIALLQIGLIGFVIFIMIGINLMLNSYSLLYSARGVAYGASYTDVHVTLWIYRINAVIAVLSAIGFLIGVIKKKPKWAIAGPVLLIAITIVGNIGGGLVQRFIVEPDEISKEKEYLQYNIEFTQKAFGLDDVKQEDFKIEQNLTKQDLDENLETIKNIKINDYRPLGQVYNQLQGIRSYYQFNDIDIDRYNINGDYKQVFLSARELDQNKLNEQAKTWINKHLKYTHGYGVALSPVNSITPEGQPELLIKNIPPVTDTNLKIKRPEIYFGELTNDYVIVNSDEKEFDFPQGSDNKETVYEGTAGIKLGSFNKLLFSIREGSMKILISSNINSDSKIILNRDIHERVEKIAPFIGYDGDPYLVINEEDGKLYWIIDGYTTTNKYPYSQKYKNYNFNYIRNSVKVVIDAYNGTTKFYVFNEEDPIINTYKEIFSDLFESKDKMPSFIKVHTRYPQFLFDIQSDVYKVYHVDNPMVFYNGEDIWDKAEEIYMEGQQEIESNYLMFKIPGETKEEFLITVPYTPKGKPNLTGLFIARNDGDNYGKLLLYKFSKEKTVQGPNMIEAVIDQDSNISPQLTLWGQKGSKVLRGNLVIIPIENSLLYVEPIYIQADTNNSIPQVKKVIVSYKNKIVMENTLDAALAKVFNYKQVIPDDGQQIQPGELPDITDDFETLIKTANEYFEKSKEASQAGDWAKYGEYIKKLEEVLNKLNSISVNQ, encoded by the coding sequence TTGAAAAATAAATCAATGTTCATATTCATAATAATATTCAGTATCCTAATCATATTGGGAAGTTCATTTACTAGTCTTATTAATTTTATTACTGATTATAAATGGTTTAGTGAATTAGGATATCAAAAGACATTTATGACTAAACTTTTAACACAACTTAAAGTTGGAATACCTGCGTTTATTATTATATTTGCTTTATTAATTTCATATGTAATGTCTATTAAAAAGAATTATTATAAAGAAGCCAATATTATAACTGAAAAACGCAGTGAAAAAACATTAAATACAATATTTGTAATTGTATCAGGTGTAATATCATTATTTATTACTACCACATTAGCTTCTAATTTATGGTTTACAATATTAAAGTTTATAAATGGACAAAAATTCAATGTTGCAGATCCAATATTTAACAAAGATATATCTTTTTATGTATTCAAGCTACCATTAATAAAAGAGATTGTTAGTATAGTTCTATTATTAGCTTTCATACTAATTATAGCAACAGTAATAACATATGCTATATTATTAAGCATAAGAAGACCAGCACAAGATAATATTTCAAATGTATATGAAATTTCTAGTGGCAGAAAGATGTCTAGTATCTTTAACAAAAAAATATTTAACATAGCTTTATTACAAATAGGATTGATTGGATTTGTTATATTTATAATGATTGGTATCAACTTGATGTTAAATTCATATAGCTTGTTATATTCAGCTAGAGGGGTAGCTTATGGTGCAAGCTATACAGATGTACATGTAACATTATGGATATATAGAATAAATGCAGTAATTGCTGTATTATCAGCTATAGGTTTTTTAATAGGCGTAATAAAAAAGAAACCAAAATGGGCAATAGCTGGTCCTGTTTTATTGATCGCTATAACTATTGTAGGTAATATTGGAGGCGGCTTAGTTCAAAGATTTATAGTTGAGCCAGATGAAATTTCAAAAGAAAAAGAATATTTACAGTATAATATAGAATTTACTCAAAAAGCATTTGGTTTAGATGATGTTAAGCAAGAAGATTTTAAGATAGAACAAAATCTAACAAAACAAGATTTAGATGAAAATCTAGAAACTATTAAAAATATAAAAATAAATGATTATAGGCCATTAGGTCAAGTATATAATCAACTTCAAGGTATTAGATCATATTATCAATTTAATGATATAGATATAGATAGATACAATATAAACGGTGATTATAAACAGGTATTCTTGTCAGCAAGAGAACTTGATCAAAATAAATTAAATGAACAAGCTAAAACTTGGATTAATAAGCATTTAAAGTACACCCATGGTTATGGTGTTGCTTTATCACCAGTTAATTCAATAACTCCAGAAGGACAACCAGAATTACTTATAAAAAATATACCGCCAGTTACTGATACAAATTTAAAAATTAAAAGACCTGAGATTTATTTTGGTGAATTAACTAATGATTACGTTATAGTTAATTCAGATGAAAAAGAATTTGATTTTCCACAAGGTTCAGACAACAAAGAGACAGTATATGAGGGAACAGCTGGTATAAAATTAGGTTCTTTCAATAAATTACTTTTTTCTATTAGAGAAGGTAGTATGAAAATTTTGATTTCTAGCAATATAAATTCTGATAGTAAAATCATACTAAACAGAGATATACATGAAAGAGTTGAAAAAATAGCACCTTTTATTGGTTATGATGGAGATCCTTATCTAGTTATTAATGAAGAAGATGGAAAGCTATACTGGATTATAGATGGATATACAACAACTAATAAATATCCATATTCACAAAAATACAAGAATTATAATTTTAATTATATTAGAAATTCAGTTAAAGTTGTTATAGATGCTTACAACGGTACTACTAAGTTTTATGTGTTTAATGAAGAAGATCCTATTATTAACACATATAAAGAAATTTTTAGTGACTTATTTGAAAGTAAGGATAAAATGCCGAGCTTTATAAAAGTTCATACAAGATATCCTCAATTTTTATTTGATATACAATCAGATGTTTACAAGGTATATCATGTAGATAATCCTATGGTTTTCTATAATGGAGAAGATATTTGGGATAAGGCTGAAGAAATATATATGGAAGGGCAACAAGAAATAGAATCTAACTATTTGATGTTTAAAATTCCAGGTGAGACTAAGGAAGAATTTTTAATAACAGTTCCTTATACTCCTAAAGGTAAACCGAATCTAACTGGATTATTTATTGCAAGAAATGATGGAGATAACTATGGAAAACTTTTACTATATAAGTTCTCTAAAGAGAAAACAGTACAAGGACCAAATATGATAGAAGCAGTTATAGACCAAGATTCTAATATATCTCCTCAATTAACACTATGGGGACAAAAAGGTTCTAAAGTGCTTAGAGGTAATCTTGTTATTATACCAATAGAGAATTCATTATTATATGTTGAACCTATATATATACAAGCAGACACAAATAATAGTATACCCCAAGTTAAGAAGGTTATAGTATCATATAAAAATAAAATAGTAATGGAAAATACATTAGATGCTGCTTTAGCTAAGGTATTTAATTATAAGCAAGTAATACCTGATGATGGGCAACAAATTCAACCTGGTGAATTACCAGATATTACGGATGATTTTGAGACATTAATAAAAACAGCTAATGAATATTTCGAAAAATCTAAAGAAGCTTCACAAGCCGGAGATTGGGCTAAATATGGTGAGTATATTAAGAAGCTTGAAGAAGTGTTAAACAAATTAAACAGTATATCAGTAAATCAATAA
- a CDS encoding PTS transporter subunit IIC, translating to MKKANIKDYFVKFLNGMALGLFSSLIIGLILKQVGLKTGITILTNFGQIAQYLMGPAIGAGVAYSVGASPLGIFASIITGAIGAGTMSLNESGLYVIKIGEPVGALIAALVGAEFSKLIQGKTKVDIVLVPASTIIIGGLVGVYIAPSIQKMMTLLGIMITKTTEMHPLPMGIIISVLMGIMLTLPISSAALAISLKLSGLAAGAATVGCAAQMIGFAVASYRENKVGGLIAQGLGTSMLQISNIVKNPFIWIPPIITSAILGPLSTVIFKMTNSKIGAGMGTSGLVGQIATLEVMGNKAWLGILLLHFILPAIITYVISELMRKKGYIKFGDMKLNNK from the coding sequence ATGAAGAAAGCTAATATTAAAGATTATTTTGTTAAATTTTTAAATGGTATGGCCTTAGGCTTGTTTTCATCACTTATTATAGGGTTAATTTTAAAACAAGTAGGTCTAAAGACAGGAATTACTATTTTGACTAATTTTGGACAAATTGCTCAGTATTTAATGGGTCCAGCTATTGGAGCTGGTGTTGCTTATAGTGTTGGAGCTTCACCATTAGGTATATTTGCTTCAATTATTACAGGTGCTATTGGTGCAGGTACTATGTCATTAAATGAGTCAGGTTTATATGTAATCAAAATTGGAGAGCCAGTTGGTGCATTGATTGCTGCATTAGTAGGTGCAGAATTTTCAAAATTAATTCAAGGTAAAACTAAGGTTGATATTGTTTTAGTTCCAGCTAGTACCATTATAATAGGAGGTTTAGTAGGTGTCTATATAGCACCTTCAATTCAAAAAATGATGACTTTACTTGGAATTATGATTACGAAAACTACTGAAATGCATCCTTTGCCAATGGGAATAATAATATCTGTTTTAATGGGAATTATGCTTACGTTACCTATAAGTAGTGCAGCATTAGCAATTTCTTTAAAATTGAGTGGATTAGCAGCTGGAGCTGCTACTGTAGGTTGTGCAGCACAAATGATAGGTTTTGCAGTAGCCAGCTATAGAGAAAATAAAGTTGGTGGATTGATTGCACAAGGATTGGGAACTTCTATGTTACAAATATCTAATATAGTTAAAAACCCATTTATATGGATCCCTCCAATTATCACATCTGCTATTTTAGGACCTTTATCAACAGTTATATTTAAAATGACTAATAGTAAGATAGGAGCAGGAATGGGTACAAGTGGATTAGTTGGTCAAATTGCTACACTTGAAGTAATGGGTAATAAAGCTTGGTTAGGTATATTGTTATTACACTTTATACTACCAGCTATAATTACTTATGTTATATCAGAGTTAATGAGAAAAAAAGGATATATCAAATTTGGTGATATGAAATTAAATAATAAATAG
- a CDS encoding transcription repressor NadR gives MESKQRRIQILEQLKSSKNPIKGIKLANKFNVSRQVIVQDIAILRAKGENILATPQGYINGIEENKYIKKRIVSKHSGYEAIEDELNTIVDNGGRVLNVIVEHPVYGEIESPLMISSRLEIKNFMKNLKEFNAEPLSTLTDGIHIHTIEVLDESIYCEIEKELKRKKYLINSI, from the coding sequence ATGGAATCAAAACAAAGAAGAATTCAAATATTAGAGCAATTAAAATCGTCTAAAAATCCTATTAAGGGCATAAAACTAGCTAATAAGTTTAATGTAAGCAGGCAAGTGATAGTTCAAGATATAGCAATTTTGAGAGCAAAAGGTGAAAACATATTAGCAACACCACAAGGATATATTAATGGTATAGAAGAAAATAAATATATAAAAAAGAGAATAGTATCTAAACATAGTGGCTATGAAGCAATAGAAGATGAACTAAATACAATTGTAGATAACGGTGGAAGAGTGTTAAATGTTATAGTAGAACATCCAGTCTATGGTGAAATAGAAAGTCCTTTAATGATTAGTTCAAGATTAGAAATCAAAAATTTTATGAAAAATTTAAAGGAATTTAATGCTGAGCCATTATCAACATTAACAGATGGAATACATATACATACTATAGAAGTTTTAGATGAAAGTATTTATTGTGAAATAGAAAAAGAATTAAAACGAAAAAAATACTTGATTAATAGCATATAA